Genomic DNA from Phyllostomus discolor isolate MPI-MPIP mPhyDis1 chromosome 12, mPhyDis1.pri.v3, whole genome shotgun sequence:
AAGTAGCCCCTTGCCACTCCAGAGGACTTCCCCAGTGGGGTTTCAGCTTGCTCACAGGGCCCTCTCAGTCTGGGGAGCATTAAAGGTTTTCTACAAATGCGGTTATGGTCCTTCTGTGTCCCAGTCCCAGCTTCTTCCCTGATCCCACAGTCTTGCCTTCTGCCCTGCACGTGAGGCAGAGGCAACGAGGGCAGCAGAGACTTTCCTGCAGTTGAACAGCCGGAGGGCCACCAGGCTTGGAATTTCTAGTGTAAGAAAAGCTCTATGGAAAGAAACCCCTCTGTGTACAAAAAGTTTAATTCTGACAAAGGGATAAAGAGGCTAGGCTAGGATGGCCCCTCTCCAGCTCCCGGTGGCTAGGAAAAGTGCTCCAGGGACACTACCGCCAACTGCTCCTGTCTTTGGACTCTGTGATGGGGCCTGGTCCTGTCCTTTGCATCCATGCAGCAGTCCTCAACCAGGACCCCCATCACTACTCAGGCATCCATCTTTATGAAGACCTTGGGGCGGGAAAAGATCTTGATGGCCTCCTCTACCTGCACCAGCTTCCGATCCAGCTCAGCACGGTGACTCTGGGCCCTCAGCGAATCTGCCCTGGCGGGCAGTAGCACCAGCTCACGCAGCAGCTGGCTTTGGCCTACAGGGGGCCCAGGAACAGTTAGTGTAAGGCAGGGGTGCATGGTCCCCAGTGGGTTCCCCATCCAGTCCCCCTTGCCCACATACTCACTCTGGAGTAGATTGCTCAGGGTCTCCAGTCGCTGGTTCTCAGGCATGCGAGTGTGGCCAGGGGGCATGGCGGGGTCCGGCTGGCTCCGTTGGCGGGCCTCAGCCTCCTGTCGCCACAGATCCCTACGCTCCAACAAGCTGTGGATGTACAGGCTCAGGGTTGATGGTCCCAGGGCAGATGTTGGCTCCCACCTACGACACGCACCTGTCACCCTGGGTAGTGGGACCTACTAATGAGGCACGTGGCCCTTCTGTGTGGCGTTATAGTGCTCCTGGGCTTGTCGTTGCTGCTCCAGCACCTGTGCCAGGATCTGCAGCGAGCGGGAATGCCGCCGGGGGGCCCTCTTGGCAGTGCGGGCATTGTGGCTAATGAAGTCCACACCCAGGCCTGGCACCTACAGGACATGGCAAGTGTGGTGGGCAGACAGCACTGCGTTGTGCCCCCAAACCCCCAGGATCCttgccccacctcccagcctaCACATACTTGCACCTTGGCGTTGGGATCTGACGGGGTTGGCTGGGGACTGGGGACACGGGGAGGTGGGAGGCCAGGGCCGCAGCGAGAGTGTGCCCGAAGGAAGTGTGCTGTCTCTGTCCCAGAGGCAGGACCACGCTCCTGAAGGGCAGGGCATAGAAGAGGGATCAGTCAGGCTGTGGTCAAGGTCTTAAGACCTGTCCCTCCCTATCCCTATGCACCTCCGCCCTCTTGAAGGAGCACTTCTCATCAGCATCTGAACACGTGTGTCTCTTGTATCCTTAACGACCAACCAGTGCTTCTACCTCAGTCTTGGATCTAGTTACcgttctctttttctcttcttcctagcCAAACTTCCTGGATCTGCCCCTCTCAGGGTCACTGACAGCTGGCCTCAAGCCCTTAAATCCAGGATCACTTCCCTGGTCTCATTATCCTCAGCCTGATCATCAATGACTCCTAGGTCTCCCTCCTGAGATCCAGACCCGACTCTCAGTTTGCTTCCTGGACACACTCCCATCCCCTGGTAGTCCCACAAATGCTTCATTTTTAACACATCCACATATGAACTTATTGTCTTTTCTCTCAACCCCACTCTTCCTTCTGGGACCCTTTGACAGAGAAACGGTGCCACCATCTAGTCAAGACAGAATCCCACCACCATACATACCCCTGTCCCTGACCTTCCTTCCCACTGTCCTTAAAAATAAAGGTTGAAAAGTGCGTTATGTGGTCCTTTATGATACGGGTCCCGCTGACTTCTTAGTCTAACTGCATGCTCTCACCCCTCACAGTAAACTGTACACAGCATCCCCACTGCCCACACTCCCTCCGATCTTAGGATTTCTGTCTGTGAGGTTTCGTCTGCATACAATgttctctcccattctccccctgcctGATCCCTGCTTGCCCCTCAGGATCACCCAGCCACCACCACTTCTGAGAGGCCCCTGCGGCAGAACACGCTCTCTCTAACTCTCCTGTTGCTTTAGTCCCCCGTGATTTCCCTCTCTCCTCATAATTCAGGTCAGGGTATAATTTGCCTCCTGGTAGATAAGATGGCCAATACTTCCGGGCCCCTGAGGCAGGTACCTGCAGCTGGGCCTTGACCCGGGACTGAACTTTGTCGTATTTGGGCGAGCGCCACAGAGCCTtcaggggcctgggctggccctgTTCCCGGCTGCGCTCCTGCTCGCGGAAGCGCTTCTGGATCTCCTTGATCCTCCTCAGGTTCTCCTTCTCATGGTCCTTAGGGTCCTTCCCTGGGAAAAAGATGTTGCCTGGCCCTGCCCTACATACCGCCCATGAAGTCCAACCCCCACCAGGTCACATACAGGCCCGACCTCGCTGACCCAGGTCCCGTACAGATTCTCCACCTCACCTTCCCGGTCTCCTTCCCAACATCTTCTATCTGATATTTTCTACATTTGTATTGTGGAGTTTATCATTAATCATCTTGTATATAATATTCATCTCACTTGTTATTGTCTCCCGCATCGACTCAGTGATGGCTCACGCCTGTCTTCAACCTGACCTGTTTTCATAGTAGTATTgggtctggcacacagcaggcactaaACGACCCGTTTCATTGAGGCACGAATTCATGAGGATGAGCTAGGGTTTCCTGGGGACGACCTCATTCAGTCCTCTTCTGCTGGAAGGTagtgcttcccccccccccgcccccccttttATAGTTCGGGAAAGTGACACTTGGTAAAgcctgagcccagcccagggcgGGAGGAGCAGCAGTTTTTGATCTCAGATTTGCTtcgctgcccctcctgcctggaaCTTACTTTTGGGAGAGGCCCCTGGGCCTAGGGAGATATCCCCAAGTTGCAGCAGCACACCCCCCACACCACATCGACCACGTTCTAGGATCTGTCTGGCTCCAGGACGTATGCGGGGGCCGCGGGGAGGGGTGGCGTCCAAGTCTGGGTCCGAGGTCAGCAAGTCCAGCTTCAGCGCGTTCCCTTCAAGGCGCCCTTGGGCTGAGGGGTTAGACGGGGCGGAGTGCGGGGGTCAGTGAAGTGGAACCCGAGCCTCACTCTGGTCTCGCTGGGCCGTGACACCCCCCAACTCACCCGAGGCGGGCCTCCGGTAGTAGTCAGGACAGAGCGTAGGGTCTGGGGGGATGGGCCCCGAAATGCGGGACGGGCCCTCGCACATGCCGCCGCCGTCGCCCTGGAACGGTGCACCGAGGCCTGCCAAGTTGCTTATCTGGAGCCCTGGACCTCCTTCCTCAGCCTCGTGCCTACTCCCTGGACCTTCCCGGGCTTGCACAAGCCGCCTCCACTCCTAGCCCACTTCTCGGACCctttgcagcccctccccctcaacAACCGGGCATGGAGCTCACCAGAGCAAGGTTTTGCAGCTAGCAGCTGCTACCCGACGGGTTTGCTGTTGCCAAGCAACAATAGTTTCCGTCTCTGAGTTCAGGGGCCAAAACCCTTGGCGCAAAGCTTTCTGGGGCTTGTAGTTCTAGATGAGGGTGGATCTGAGCGGTTGCCCGCCGCTCATCCCATCCCGGCTCTTGCCTACCGATCAGTCTCCCGGGTACACCTGTTCCGCCCCTTGGGATCGCCTtcgccttcccccaccccagtcccccaGCAACCATCGAGGATGTGCTGACACCGCGCAGCCATGGACTCAGCAGGAACTGAGAAACGACCTGGAGCCCAAGAGGGGACGGCCGAGGGGGCTGCACAGTTCACGGAGGCACCCGGTGATCACGCTCAGGGCTGTGAGGTGACTACCAGGGCTATTTAGTCTTTAAACTCGTGGCCTCGGCGCTTTCGAAGGCCAAACTCTGTGCGTTGACCCCCTAACTGCCAAGATGGGCTCCACAgtggggcaggagcctgggctggTGCCCTTCATCTGCATTTGGTGTCTAATGTCGAGTGTCTAAATGACTAATCCCATAGCTTCTGCCTGGCTATGACGACCAGTTACCTATGTGTCACCTCTAGTGTCCAGGAATGAGAAGCCAGGGCCTGGTGTCAGCCCCTGAGGCCTGTGGGACCCAGGGTGAGGACAAGTGTCCAACAGCACCCGTCTCAGAGCCAGAGCTCCAGGAGGAGCGACTCAAGCTGGAAGAAGAGAGTCTCAAGCCAGAGGTGGAGGCGCCAGAGGAGAGAGGCCCCAGACCTGTGGCTTCGGTTCTGAGGTCCAGCCATGGTCCGAAGAGAAAGCCTGTCAAGTGAGGGGGCTTTCTGAGGAAAGGGGCAGCAgggctgccggggggggggggggtgtcataCCCCAACAGGATTTTGAACTCCTGCATGCCTGTAGGGTGTGTCCTTAGCCCctgccatcatcaccaccactccGCATCCCTTCTGTCCTTAAGAGAGCCTCAAGGCCTTGTCAGGGACTGAGGGACTGAGCTCCCATGAGCTTTAAGACTTGTCCAGCCTGGGGGCCTCCCTGACGAGAATTGGGCCTGGGGTGGTGGGCATGTGGGCCATTCTCTAGGCTCAGTGTACAGGAGACAAGGCTGCCTCCTCAGGcctcctgtcccccagctccccagggcctAGTCACCAAGCCCATCATCCTAAGGCTGAAGCTGAGCTGTCCCAGGGGCTGCCACTGCAGAGGGAGGACCTGGAGGGTAGCCAGAGCGAGCCCTCACCATCTGCCAAACAGCACAAAAAAGCCAAGAAACGCAAGAGCCTAGGGGCCCC
This window encodes:
- the ENKD1 gene encoding enkurin domain-containing protein 1 isoform X1, translating into MCEGPSRISGPIPPDPTLCPDYYRRPASAQGRLEGNALKLDLLTSDPDLDATPPRGPRIRPGARQILERGRCGVGGVLLQLGDISLGPGASPKRKDPKDHEKENLRRIKEIQKRFREQERSREQGQPRPLKALWRSPKYDKVQSRVKAQLQERGPASGTETAHFLRAHSRCGPGLPPPRVPSPQPTPSDPNAKVQVPGLGVDFISHNARTAKRAPRRHSRSLQILAQVLEQQRQAQEHYNATQKGHVPHYLLERRDLWRQEAEARQRSQPDPAMPPGHTRMPENQRLETLSNLLQSQSQLLRELVLLPARADSLRAQSHRAELDRKLVQVEEAIKIFSRPKVFIKMDA
- the ENKD1 gene encoding enkurin domain-containing protein 1 isoform X2 — its product is MCEGPSRISGPIPPDPTLCPDYYRRPASAQGRLEGNALKLDLLTSDPDLDATPPRGPRIRPGARQILERGRCGVGGVLLQLGDISLGPGASPKRKDPKDHEKENLRRIKEIQKRFREQERSREQGQPRPLKALWRSPKYDKVQSRVKAQLQERGPASGTETAHFLRAHSRCGPGLPPPRVPSPQPTPSDPNAKVPGLGVDFISHNARTAKRAPRRHSRSLQILAQVLEQQRQAQEHYNATQKGHVPHYLLERRDLWRQEAEARQRSQPDPAMPPGHTRMPENQRLETLSNLLQSQSQLLRELVLLPARADSLRAQSHRAELDRKLVQVEEAIKIFSRPKVFIKMDA
- the C12H16orf86 gene encoding uncharacterized protein C16orf86 homolog, with the translated sequence MDSAGTEKRPGAQEGTAEGAAQFTEAPGDHAQGCECPGMRSQGLVSAPEACGTQGEDKCPTAPVSEPELQEERLKLEEESLKPEVEAPEERGPRPVASVLRSSHGPKRKPVNSPGPSHQAHHPKAEAELSQGLPLQREDLEGSQSEPSPSAKQHKKAKKRKSLGAPVLPAVANTASASSETLGLERKAQRLRPLYQYINYCNPELNEAEEGDREAEVKVEPQPELTLVPEEAGLEQLPALLPVAGEPGSGLTLPRPKMLLSPTHALVPLGEEAGEEPGGLPSLGVSGLLKTEMDKSTQVDINKMLSVCAAPLVPPLSPQYK